In Bosea sp. PAMC 26642, the DNA window TCAGGCCCACGCTCTTCCTGGCCCAGCTCTCGAACCTGCTTGCCGGCAACATCGCCATCGTCCATGGCGTCACCGGCGCCTCGCGCACCTTCATGGGCGAGGAGCAGGCCGGCGTCGATGCGATCCGCACCGCCCATGCCCGCATCGCCTCCGGTCAGGCCGATATCATGCTGGTCGGCGGTTCCTATAATGCCGAGCGGCGCGACATGCTGCTGCTGCTCGAACTCGGCGGCTTTTTGCGCAAGGGCGAATTTGCACCGGTATTCGCCCGCGACGATGTGCCCGGCATGATTACCGGCAGCGCCTCCGCCTTCCTCGTTCTGGAATCGGCCGAACGCGCCTCAGCGCGCGGCGCCACGATCCATGCCCGCCTCGATCAGGTCGCGGCAGCGCGCAGCAAGCGCGCGACCGGCACGGTCGAATCGGCGCTTCGCGGCTTGATTGCAGGCTTGGGACCCATTGCTCCCGGTGCGCTCGCGCTTTCGGCCGCGACCGGAGCCGCCGGCATAACTACCGAGGAGGCCTCGGCGATCGCTGCCGCCCTGCCGCTGGCGAAACGCGTCGCCACGGGCGATCTTGTCGGCCACGCACTGGAAGCTGCCTTCCCCGTCTCGGTGGCGCTTGCCGCCGCCGCAATCGCGAACGAGCAGGCAAGCGAGGCGATCGTCACCGGCGCCGGTCATTGGCGCGGCGAAGGCGCGGCGCGCCTGACGAAAGCGTGAGGGTCATACGATGAGCACAGAGCATCGCGACGCCAGAGGCCGGCCCATCGTCGCCGTAACCGGCATGGGGATCGTCACCTCGCTCGGCCAGGGCAAGGACGCCAACTGGCAAGCGCTGACCGAAGGCAGATCCGGCATCCATCGCATCGAACGCTTCCCGATCGAGGGCCTGCGTACCACCATCGCCGGCACGGTCGATTTCCTGTTCGACGGCAGCTTCAGCGCGCCGGAACTGTCCGAAAAACTCGCGACGCTGGCGGCCGACGAGGCCGTAAGCCAGAGCGGCCTTGGCCAGCCGGGCGATTTTCCGGGCGAACTCTTCATGGCGGTGCCTCCCGTCGAGATGGAATGGCCGCAGAAGCAGGAGCTGGCGCAGGCGATCGAAGGCGACGTCGACTATGACGGCCTGCTGCGCGAAGCGGCAACGCTGAAGCACAAGCCGATGCACGAACTCTTCCTGTTCGGCGCCGTCGCCGACCACATCGCCGACAGGTTCGGTACCAAAGGCTCGCCGATTTCGCTCTCGACCGCCTGCTCCTCGGGCGCGACGGCGATCCAGATGGGCGTCGAGGCGATCCGCCGGGGCGACACTGAGGCCGCTCTCTGCATCGGCACCGATGGCTCGGTCCATGCCGAGGCTCTGATCCGCTTCTCGCTGCTCTCGGCGCTCTCGACCCGGAACGATCCGCCCGAAGCTGCCGCAAAGCCGTTCTCGAAGGACCGCGACGGCTTCGTCATGGGTGAAGGCGCCGGCGCGCTGGTGCTGGAAGATTACGACCATGCACTGGCGCGGGGCGCGACGATCCTCGGCATCGTCGCCGGTTGCGGCGAGCGTGGCGACGGCTTTCACCGCACCAGGTCGAGTCCCGACGGCAAGCCAGCCATCCTCGCCATGCAGGATGCGCTCGCCGATGCGGGTCTAGCGCCCGACGATGTCGATTACATCAACGCGCACGGCACCTCGACGCCCGAGAACGACAAGATGGAGGCGATGAGCTGCACCGCCGTCTTCGGCGAGCGCATGGCAAGCCTGCCGATCTCGTCCAACAAGTCGATGATCGGCCATACGCTGACGGCGGCCGGCGCCGTCGAGGCGGTGATCTCGTTCATGACCATCGCCAACGGCCGCCTGCCGCCGACGATCAACTATGTGAACCCCGACCCCGCCATCGCGCTCGACGTCGTGCCCAACACGGCACGCGACGCCAAGGTGCAAACCGTGATCTCGAACTCCTTCGGCTTCGGCGGCCAGAACACCAGCCTCGTACTGACGGCAGGGCCCCAGGTCTTGGAACGCCGCGCGTGACCCGGGTCCTCGTCACCGGCGGCGCCAAGGGCGTCGGCGCCGCGATCGTCCGCGCGCTGGCCGCGGCCGGCCACGATGTCGATTTCACCTATCGCTCCTCGGCCGAGCAGGCGCTGGCGCTGGCGGCGGCGATCGGATCAGACCATCCCGACCGGAGCATCGTCCCGCTTCCGCTCGATCTTTCCGACAAGGCAGCTCTCGATGACTTCTGCGAGGAGCGCGAAACGGAAAGCTATTTCGGGCTCGTTCACAACGCGGGACAGCCCTATGATTCGCTCGCCGCCATGATGGTCCAGGACAAGGCGGAAGCGGCGATGCAGGTCAATTTCTGGGCCTTTACCCGCATCGCCAAAAGCCTGATGCGCAACATGATCCGAGCCCGCACCGGGCGCATCGTCGCGATCGGCTCGGTCGCCGCCCTGCGCGGCAACCCGGGCAACGCGGCCTATGCCGCCTCTAAGGGCGCACTGATCTCCTACGCCAAGACGCTCGCGGTCGAGACCGGCAAGCGCGGCGTCACGGTCAACGTCATCGCGCCCGGCTTCGTCGATACCGACATGATGGCCCCTTACGCCGCCTATCGCGACAAGATGCAGGCCCAAATCCCGGCCGGCCGCTTCGCAAAGCCTGAGGAGGTCGCAGGCCTCGCCGCCTTCCTGATGAGCGAACCAGCCGCCTACATTACCGGTACCGTCATCCCGATCGATGGCGGCGTCACGGCGCAGCTCGGCGTGCATCGCTAAGATCGACCGCGCGCACGGCCTATGCTAGGTTCGCTCCGAACCGGGGTGAACCACCAGAGGATTTGGTCATGACCGCAGCCTTCACCATTCGCCTCGACGACGAAAAGCTGGCCAAGCTCGATGCATTGGCCGCCGACATGGATCGCTCGCGCAGCTGGATCGCCGCCAAGGCGATCGAGAATTATGTCGAACTCAACGCTTGGCAGATCGCACGCATCAAGGAAGGCATCGCTCAAGCCGATCGCGGTGAGTTCGCGACGGAAGAAGAGCTGGATGCTATCGAGGTCAAGCTTCAAGCATTGATCGACGCTGGCCGATGAAGGGCATATGGACCGCGCGGGCTCGAGCCGAACTTGATGAAATCGCCGATTATCTGAGCGCGTTCGGTGCCGCGACCGCATTGGACCAGGTGCGCCGCCTGCGGTCGGCAGGCAGACTGCTTGGAGAACACCCGCATAAGGGCCGGCTTGGCCGTGTTGATGAAAGCCGTGAACTTATCGTAGCCGGCACCCCTTATATTCTTCCCTACCGTGTCAGCGATGGTCGCGTCGAAATCCTTGCCGTGATCCATACGTCTAGGCTTTGGCCGGACGACCTCTGAAAGCCTGAACTCTCATGCGTTCCCTCCAGCTTCATGGCGACCGCGATCTCCGTCTCGAGGAGATCGAGCCGCCGCCGCCGCCCGCCGCCGGCGAGGTCCAGATCCGCATCCGTGCGATCGGGCTGAACTATCTCGACATCTGGGGCTTTCGGGGCATGGCCTTCGCCAAGCGCAAGATGCCACAGGCGGCCGGCGTCGAGGCCGCCGGCGAGATCGTCTGCGTCGGCGAGGGCGTCACCAACCTCAAGGTCGGCGACACCGTAACCGCCTATGGCGCCGAGACCTGCGGCCATTGCAAGGCCTGCTTGGAGGGCCGCGACAATCTCTGCGAGAACGTCGCCGGCATCATGGGCTTCCATATCGATGGTTTCGCCCGCGAATTGCTCAACAAATCCGCGCGACTCGTGATCAAGGCCCCGGATGGCGTCTCCTTCGAGGATGCCGCCTGCGCGCCGATCGGCTTCGGCACCGTGCAGCACATGCTCTTCGACAATGCGAAGCTCGAACCCGGCGAATCGATCCTCATCCATGCCGGCGGCTCCGGCATCGGCACGGCCGCGATCCTGATGGCCAAGGCGATCGGCTGCACGGTCTACACCACCGTGGGCGACGACGAAAAGGGCGCCAAGGCCAAGGCGCTCGGTGCCGATTTCGTCGTCAACTACAAGACCGAGCGCTTCGAGGGCGAGGTCCGCCAGATGACCAAGCGCAAGGGCGTCGACGTCGTCTTCGAGCATGTCGGCGCCGACACCTGGAACGGCTCGCTGCTTTGCCTCAAGCGCGGCGGTCGACTCGTCACCTGCGGCGCGACCTCGGGTGCCTCGACCACGATGAACCTGATGCAGCTTTTCCAGCAGCAATACCGCATCACCGGCTCCTTCGGCTGCCGCATTGAGAACATCGCGCAATCGCTGGAAAAGATGGCCGGCGGCATGAAGCCGGTGATCGATTCGGTGTTTCCGCTCGAAGATTTCGAGAAAGGCCTCGCGCGGCTTGAAGGCCGCAAGGTCTTCGGCAAGGTCGTCGTCACCTTCTGAACGAGCCTCGCGCGCCGCCAAAGCTTGACGAGGCGGCTTTCCTGCCGCAAGTCGCCCGCTTGTGCCCGCAAGGCTCCGTGCCGGGCAAGAGAGAACCGGGCCGACCTTGAGACGCTTGCAAGCAATCGCCGCGCGCGCCGGCGCCGCGGTGATGATCGGCCTGATCCGGGCTCTGTTCGGCTTCCTGCGCTGGCTCGGCCCGCAACGGGCCAGCGATCTCGGCGGCTGGCTCCTGCGCAGCGCGAGCCCGGTCATCCCGGTCAACCGCGTCGCGCTGGCTAATATCCGGGCCGCCTTTCCCGACATGCCCGAGCCGGAGGTGCGCCGCATCGCCCGCGGCGCTTGGGAGAATCTCGGCCGCACCGCCGCCGAATACGCTCATCTGCGGACGCTGTTCGACTACGACTATCTCAACCCCGATGCGCCCTCCCGCGTCGAGGTCACAGGCATCGAGCATTTCGTTGCCCTGAAGGACGACGAGAAACCGGGCCTGATCTTCTCGGCCCATCTCGCCAATTGGGAACTACCTGCGATCTGCGCCGCAGCCTACGATCTCGACACCACGGCCGTGTTCCGCGCCCCCAACGATCCGGCCATCGCCAGCGTCGTCCACGAAATCCGTTCCGGCGCCATGGGCGGGCTGGCGGCGGCCAAGCAGGGTGCCGCTTTCGCCATGCAGGGGGTGTTGGAGCGAGGTGGGCATCTCGGCATGCTGATCGACCAGCATTTTACCCGCGGCGTGGTCGTGCCCTTCATGGGGCGGCCGGCGCTAACCAACCCCATCCTGGGTAAGTTCGCGCGGCGCTTCGAATGTCCTGTCCATGGTGTCCGCGTCATCCGCCTGCCGGATCTGCGCTTCCGCCTGGAACTGACGCCGCCGCTCGACCTGCCGCGCGATGCGGCCGGCGAGATCGACGTGCAGGGCGCCATGGCGATGATGACGGCAGTGGTCGAAGGCTGGGTCCGCGAACACCCCGAACAATGGCTCTGGATGCACCGGCGCTGGCGGCCCAACCTGATCAAGCCGGCAGCGCTGGACGATTTCGCCCGGACCATCCCGCAAACGCCGCTTTTCAAGTCAACGTGATTTCCAAGTGAGGGCCGTTGGGCGCTTTGGTAACGCCATGCATTCTAGTGTCTCGCTCTGCCTCATCGGATTGAAGAGATGATCACCCGTTCCGGCCTGCTCCTCGCATCATGTGCCGCCCTGCTCTGGGGCGGCTCCGCGGCGCATGCCCAGGCTCCGGTGGTGCAGCCGAAGGCGGTCGTCGAGCTTTTCACCAGCCAGGGCTGCTCGTCCTGCCCGCCGGCCGATGCCCTGTTCGGCGAGCTTGCAAAGGATCCGGGCATCCTCGCTTTGACCCTGCCGGTGACCTATTGGGACTATCTCGGCTGGAAGGACACGCTCGGCCAGGATGCCTTCACCAAGCGCCAGAAATTCTATGCCAAGGCCCGTGGCGACGGGCAGGTCTACACGCCGCAGGCCGTGATCAACGGCGCCGGCCATTTCGTCGGCTCTGATCGCTCCGGCATCGAGCCCGGTCTGCGCCAGACGACGCTTACTGCGACGATCGCGCTGGCGGAAACGGATGACGCCCTGCGCATCGGGCTCTCTGGCAGCGTCGCTGTCGGCGACAAGCCGGCGGGAATCTGGGTTTTGCCGATCACGCGGATCGTCACGGTGCCGATCGGCCGCGGCGAAAATGAGGGCCGCACTGTCTCCTATGCCAATGTCGTGCGCGGCTTGGTCCGCGTCGGCGACTGGGACGGCAAGGAG includes these proteins:
- a CDS encoding beta-ketoacyl-ACP synthase — its product is MKRDIVITGIGLASSLGEGIETHAQALASGAAPVVDVASFAPYPLHPLKPLELDRQIPKKSDQRQMEPWQRLGVYTAGLALDSAGIKDDVEAKSQLQVIVAAGGGERDHAVDGAILSGLRGANQPGAFLNERLMGDLRPTLFLAQLSNLLAGNIAIVHGVTGASRTFMGEEQAGVDAIRTAHARIASGQADIMLVGGSYNAERRDMLLLLELGGFLRKGEFAPVFARDDVPGMITGSASAFLVLESAERASARGATIHARLDQVAAARSKRATGTVESALRGLIAGLGPIAPGALALSAATGAAGITTEEASAIAAALPLAKRVATGDLVGHALEAAFPVSVALAAAAIANEQASEAIVTGAGHWRGEGAARLTKA
- a CDS encoding beta-ketoacyl-ACP synthase, encoding MSTEHRDARGRPIVAVTGMGIVTSLGQGKDANWQALTEGRSGIHRIERFPIEGLRTTIAGTVDFLFDGSFSAPELSEKLATLAADEAVSQSGLGQPGDFPGELFMAVPPVEMEWPQKQELAQAIEGDVDYDGLLREAATLKHKPMHELFLFGAVADHIADRFGTKGSPISLSTACSSGATAIQMGVEAIRRGDTEAALCIGTDGSVHAEALIRFSLLSALSTRNDPPEAAAKPFSKDRDGFVMGEGAGALVLEDYDHALARGATILGIVAGCGERGDGFHRTRSSPDGKPAILAMQDALADAGLAPDDVDYINAHGTSTPENDKMEAMSCTAVFGERMASLPISSNKSMIGHTLTAAGAVEAVISFMTIANGRLPPTINYVNPDPAIALDVVPNTARDAKVQTVISNSFGFGGQNTSLVLTAGPQVLERRA
- a CDS encoding SDR family oxidoreductase, whose translation is MTRVLVTGGAKGVGAAIVRALAAAGHDVDFTYRSSAEQALALAAAIGSDHPDRSIVPLPLDLSDKAALDDFCEERETESYFGLVHNAGQPYDSLAAMMVQDKAEAAMQVNFWAFTRIAKSLMRNMIRARTGRIVAIGSVAALRGNPGNAAYAASKGALISYAKTLAVETGKRGVTVNVIAPGFVDTDMMAPYAAYRDKMQAQIPAGRFAKPEEVAGLAAFLMSEPAAYITGTVIPIDGGVTAQLGVHR
- a CDS encoding CopG family ribbon-helix-helix protein, with protein sequence MTAAFTIRLDDEKLAKLDALAADMDRSRSWIAAKAIENYVELNAWQIARIKEGIAQADRGEFATEEELDAIEVKLQALIDAGR
- a CDS encoding type II toxin-antitoxin system RelE/ParE family toxin, with product MKGIWTARARAELDEIADYLSAFGAATALDQVRRLRSAGRLLGEHPHKGRLGRVDESRELIVAGTPYILPYRVSDGRVEILAVIHTSRLWPDDL
- a CDS encoding zinc-binding dehydrogenase, which codes for MRSLQLHGDRDLRLEEIEPPPPPAAGEVQIRIRAIGLNYLDIWGFRGMAFAKRKMPQAAGVEAAGEIVCVGEGVTNLKVGDTVTAYGAETCGHCKACLEGRDNLCENVAGIMGFHIDGFARELLNKSARLVIKAPDGVSFEDAACAPIGFGTVQHMLFDNAKLEPGESILIHAGGSGIGTAAILMAKAIGCTVYTTVGDDEKGAKAKALGADFVVNYKTERFEGEVRQMTKRKGVDVVFEHVGADTWNGSLLCLKRGGRLVTCGATSGASTTMNLMQLFQQQYRITGSFGCRIENIAQSLEKMAGGMKPVIDSVFPLEDFEKGLARLEGRKVFGKVVVTF
- a CDS encoding lipid A biosynthesis lauroyl acyltransferase, with translation MIGLIRALFGFLRWLGPQRASDLGGWLLRSASPVIPVNRVALANIRAAFPDMPEPEVRRIARGAWENLGRTAAEYAHLRTLFDYDYLNPDAPSRVEVTGIEHFVALKDDEKPGLIFSAHLANWELPAICAAAYDLDTTAVFRAPNDPAIASVVHEIRSGAMGGLAAAKQGAAFAMQGVLERGGHLGMLIDQHFTRGVVVPFMGRPALTNPILGKFARRFECPVHGVRVIRLPDLRFRLELTPPLDLPRDAAGEIDVQGAMAMMTAVVEGWVREHPEQWLWMHRRWRPNLIKPAALDDFARTIPQTPLFKST
- a CDS encoding DUF1223 domain-containing protein, which gives rise to MITRSGLLLASCAALLWGGSAAHAQAPVVQPKAVVELFTSQGCSSCPPADALFGELAKDPGILALTLPVTYWDYLGWKDTLGQDAFTKRQKFYAKARGDGQVYTPQAVINGAGHFVGSDRSGIEPGLRQTTLTATIALAETDDALRIGLSGSVAVGDKPAGIWVLPITRIVTVPIGRGENEGRTVSYANVVRGLVRVGDWDGKETTLSVPLTTTRAANADSYVVVVQAEQAGKYGMMPGAILGAARAAH